GCTCTGTTAACTCAGTGAAAACTTGGAGTTAAGGtctatattttgtaaattaaattttagtattcGTATGCAGTGCCTTTTGACTTATTGGAATTAGATTTTTATTGGTCTATGACACTTTGATATTGTTGGTTACTGTTAAGTTTCACTTGATACCTTCCCCGGTGTTTAATAAAACTAATTGCAGTCTTAACAAAAATGGAATTATGGAATTGAATTGCATTCacgttttgatttttattcaaaGATCAGCGTTATATTGGTATATAATGTCAGATGTTCCTGAATGTTATTATGTAATGAAGGGGCATTGTTTGACAACATGTTAATAAATGGAAATTTGGCATTGTTTGATGAACCACTGTTTTGAATGAGAATTTTATATGTCCTGACTGTAATCTAAAATTGTAATGAGTCTAATTTGATATAGTTTGTAAGTTTGCTCATTGTAGTGTATTAATGGTTGATACAGCTTAAGTTCTAACGTGAAATCTGCATGTATTTTCCTCTGTCATCCTGGCTTTCAATTATTGTGTATTACACTTTCTTTACCCAAGAAATACTTAAATGACTGCATTTCTCTCTATGCTTAAATGACTGCATTTCTCTCTATATGTAAAATTTACATTCCTTCATACACGAGTGAATATGCATTATACGGAAGCTCCATTTGATATAAACTAGCTTCTCAGGATTTCCTCCCTCTTGCTATTATTGTTGGCAGCATCAACAACTAGTTTAGACCTCCACTATCAAATTTTGGATATTAgcagaaatttaaatattaaaattagaggGAGGgcattttaattgaaatatatcCTAAGGAAAAGTAGTGTAATTTGCTGCTCTTTGTTGTCCTGGTTGTTCGGTTGAAAATTGTTTCTCCTCCTTTTTGATTTGCCTATAGTTGAACTTTTGAAGTTGTGCTGTAAAATGTTCAAAATTTTGGAACATCTTACATACAGAGGGTTTACGCAGCCaccttttcatcttttttactGTCTTTGTTGTCATTATACAGAGAGCTGCAAATACAGGTTGGGGTCAGAAGGAAGACAATCCAAAATGGGGTCACGACAAATTTGAGGGTCCCAAAAAAGAGAGGAGATTTGGCACCAATCAACCAAATCATAATTCAGAAACTAGAGACAGAGATTCACGTTCTAAAGCCCGTTCCAATGATGCTGCATTCGACAACCAACCTAAGAGAAGTGATAGAGAAGAGAGGTCAAGGCGGTggcatgatgatgatgatacaTATAAGGGAAGGGAAAATGAtaatagaagagaagagaaaggatCAAGAAGGTATGGAGATGATGAATTTGAACATAAGTCGAGAGAAGAGCGATAtaggagagaagaaaagaaatcaagAAAGGATGATTACGATGATATTCCTGAGCAAAAAGATCATCGTAGAAGAGAAGACAAGAGGTCAATAAAGCCAGATGATGGTGAGTATGAACTCAAGTTGAGAGATTCGGACATAAAGGAAGATAAAGGACCCCAGAGGAAGGATGAGGATGATTTTGTAAGCAAGGCAAGAGAACCTCATAGTAACAGGGAAGACAGAAAATCTCGAAAACACAGTGAAGATGAATCTGCACCAAGGTCAAGAGAAGATTATGATAGGAAGCAAGATAACAGGTTTTATAGAAGTGATAGTGATAGACCAGAGTCAAAAGTAAGACATGATTTTGAGAGGAGGGAAGAGAAAAGGTCAAGAAGGTAATGACAGTATCGAGGTGGATACGAGCATATCATTCCTTTGTTGTGGAGAGAACCGGAAAATCATTTGATAACCTGAAATGTGATTCAAAGCTTCTGGAATGTCTAAGTTCATTTTGTTTGTCTGATGATTTTCACTGCTGCGAGCAGTGATAATCTTACTTTTGGCGTGGCTggtttgataaatattttagtcGGTTCAGCGATCTCCAACTACCAATGTTAATGTACCATTAATTCAAAATACTTGACCTGTCTATCAGTGATACAATCTTCTCTACAAGTAGCAAAAAGCGAAATGGTTTGACATAACGAAGCTCCCAATTTTACGCTTGATTGCGGgtattttcatatatttcctTCCCATTTTATTTGGAGTTGTTTGTATGTACGAAATATACCTAAAATCCGTTGGTTCTTTTAAAGCGATTTAGGAGCTCCAAATAAATTAAGGACTTTAGCGAAGGACAGTCGAGTCCATCAGTGCTGACTTCTTTGATAATTTGGTTCATATTCTCCCATTTGGGAGACTTTTCAGGGGCTAATCCACATGGTTTACAAGATATTGAAGCACATCACACAAATTCCATAGTCatacattttgtttcttcttctctGGTTGGGTCCATCTTTGACAAGTGTGTAGGAGCACGATGTTTCCCTTTTGTTTTGTTGGTAtgcattcatttttttttcttacaacaatttttttactttagcTGGTAAATCTTGCTTGACATTACACAATCCACCAATTTATGCTAATAAGAGAAAACACACGCATACTTAGTTGTATGTTTTACTCTTGAAATCACTTGAATTTAAAATCCCTAAGTTTATAAATGTTGATAGTCAcagttattatatttaaaaagtttaataatccACTTTATTCCCCTGGTGCATATATGAATGAACAATGTGATATAAGCCATAAAAAGAAAACGCATGACAGAAGAATTGCTTGAATAAATTTGACGAACACAAACTGCAACCATTTCCATATTGATCTAATATCCAGTTTACACTTTTTCTGAGGAATGATAGACATGTTTCTGGATAGAATAGATTATAAAGGTCCAAATAACTGACACGGTATGACTGATATTATTTCGAGAAAGCAGCAGCTGTGAAATACAACTATGTTATCAGTTCCTTCCCAATATATTATCAATTAGTTTTCCAacagaaatgaaagaagaacCACTGGTAAGGACAGCTTTCCTGGCCTTCTCTTTCATCGCTAGCACGCTCTTGTGTACCTTGCTATCTTTGTCCATCAATTTTTTCAGCCCTTCTTCTATCTCCTTTGCCGTTACAAGATCACTGCTCCTTCTATAGTCCAGTCTCAACTCCACTGCTAATCCATATTGCCTCTCCATCCAAAATGCATTCAACTGTTGTTCTGCATAGATAGGCCATGTCAATATTGGTACCCCAAACCACAAGCTTTCCAAAATAGAGTTCCACCCACAATGAGAAACAAAGCCTACAATGGCTTTGTGGGCCAGAACCTCCACCTGGGGTGCCCATCCACATATCATTCCCCTACCTTCCATCCATTCTAAGAAACCATCTGGTAAGGTTCTGTCTACATTATCTGCAGTTGGTGGAGAATTCATAGCCCATAAGAACCTAACTCCACTACCCTGCAGTGCTACTGCTATTTCTCTTGTTTGAGATGGAGCAAACCGTCCCATGCTCCCAAAGCAAAGAAACACCACAGAGGAAGGTGGTTGCTCATCTAGCCACTTCAATATTTTGTCATGCTGGGCTTGATCTAAATTTGGGTTTGGCTGACCCTTGAGATCAATCAAAGGACCAACAGTATAGATTGGAGGTACTTGACTTTGACCATCGGATAATGCATCGATAGCATACTTCTCCAAATCTGAGAAGGAATTAACAATGATTCCTTCGGTGTCCAAGAACCTCTGAGCAAGCTTGTAATATGCAGCATATCCACCATCTTTGTTAAAAGCAGCATCAGGAAAAACACTTAGAGGAACTGAATCTGGGAAACCCCGAATCAACAAGTCAGGCTCAGAGACATTGAACACATCCTCTATCCCACGATTCAGAAGGGAAAGAATAAAAGCTGAAAATGCAACATTTGAAGTCATGAACATGTAAGAGGGGATGCCAAGTTCATTCCCCACATCAATCATGGACAGACAAAAGAAATCTAGGACCAACCTAACAACTGGTTGTGATTCAGACCTAGGATAGGACGATAAGATGTTTTCCAAGGTGGCTTTGACATGGGGTTTCAGGCTCTCGATGAAGGTACATATGTAGTGTTCAGGAGACTTGAAAATTAACTCCTGTGGAGGAAGTTCTCCAAGAGGAAGATCAATGAGTTTGATCTGAGGTTGTGAGGCTAAAGCTGATTTGATGTAAGAGTCTGCAAATGGAGTTAAAGGGATTTTGATGCAGAGAATGGTGACTGAAAGATGGTTGTCACGGTTGATTAGAAGCTGAGCAAATTCAAGGGATGAAGTCAAGTGGCCAATCCCTGGTGAGGGAATGAAGATCAGCTCCGCGTTGTTCGTCATCTCAGTGCTGAGAGAATAGAGTTTGGAATAGGATTTACGCCTTTCCCCGTTGGCTTTCAACTTTTATTACACCACTACAAGCTACATATTTAATTTGGTTAAGATAAGATACATGTGTATTAAATGAAATAGACTTTTGTTAGGCAGaatttttcgaaaatattttaatacaaacgtcttatttttttagtgatttattatttattcgttatgtattttaatttaataaaaaaatacgtatattttattaaaatattatagaaaaatatgtattagtatatattttttctaattccTTAAAGTTGTTTCAATGAATAAAAAGGAATAcactttttttaagttattactTAACATTTGCTTTACTTTTCGGGTACGATATTGACATCTTACCTTCTCATGCAAAAATTTAATAAGCATTTAGAAGTTTACTTTAGTTTTAACTAAATTTGAATACttatttacacatttttttgtagcaataatatattatttactaaaaatgatttgaaatggtttataataattatgtgtatttaatttaagtaatttacataatttgtacgaaaattaaaaaaaaaaaacggaaTGAAAGATGAGATGAAAATGGTGGGTttagagtgttttttttttgaaaaaaaaagtactacCTTACTCTCAATAACAATATTCACATGCATCCTTCGTTgtcttaataattattattgttaattaatacataatgctcctaaattaataatattttaattttctccactaatccttttatttttaattcaaaaaatatttatatttcaaagaaCTACatcttcaaataaaataacccaataattctattttatcatacctttattttttcaataatgattaattaataatatctttttcaagtttagtttttattaaatttgaaattttaattttttttacttataaattatattaaggtattttcatttttttaaatgtttaaaatgttttattacaaatttactttttcaataatgatgaatataataacaattttttaagtttaacttctattaaatttgatactttaatattttcttttacttttaaagcttatataaaaattaatatagtagaattttactttttctttaacaggaaaattaatgaaaaattgttagaatc
This window of the Vigna angularis cultivar LongXiaoDou No.4 chromosome 7, ASM1680809v1, whole genome shotgun sequence genome carries:
- the LOC108343796 gene encoding zinc finger CCCH domain-containing protein 25 isoform X1 gives rise to the protein MNPLTLVKRTQNINAREAALGIGEQASWHAKYKDSAYVFVGGIPFDLTEGDLLAIFAQYGEVVDVNLVRDKGTGKSKGFAFLAYEDQRSTNLAVDNLNGAQIMGRIIRVDHVDKYKKKEEEDEETERQKREARGVCRAFQRGDCTRGASCKFSHDEQRAANTGWGQKEDNPKWGHDKFEGPKKERRFGTNQPNHNSETRDRDSRSKARSNDAAFDNQPKRSDREERSRRWHDDDDTYKGRENDNRREEKGSRRYGDDEFEHKSREERYRREEKKSRKDDYDDIPEQKDHRRREDKRSIKPDDGEYELKLRDSDIKEDKGPQRKDEDDFVSKAREPHSNREDRKSRKHSEDESAPRSREDYDRKQDNRFYRSDSDRPESKVRHDFERREEKRSRR
- the LOC108343796 gene encoding zinc finger CCCH domain-containing protein 25 isoform X2; this encodes MGRLLMLISLETRAPENQRVLHFLRMRIKGAQILLWIMGRIIRVDHVDKYKKKEEEDEETERQKREARGVCRAFQRGDCTRGASCKFSHDEQRAANTGWGQKEDNPKWGHDKFEGPKKERRFGTNQPNHNSETRDRDSRSKARSNDAAFDNQPKRSDREERSRRWHDDDDTYKGRENDNRREEKGSRRYGDDEFEHKSREERYRREEKKSRKDDYDDIPEQKDHRRREDKRSIKPDDGEYELKLRDSDIKEDKGPQRKDEDDFVSKAREPHSNREDRKSRKHSEDESAPRSREDYDRKQDNRFYRSDSDRPESKVRHDFERREEKRSRR
- the LOC108344711 gene encoding UDP-glycosyltransferase 71K2 → MTNNAELIFIPSPGIGHLTSSLEFAQLLINRDNHLSVTILCIKIPLTPFADSYIKSALASQPQIKLIDLPLGELPPQELIFKSPEHYICTFIESLKPHVKATLENILSSYPRSESQPVVRLVLDFFCLSMIDVGNELGIPSYMFMTSNVAFSAFILSLLNRGIEDVFNVSEPDLLIRGFPDSVPLSVFPDAAFNKDGGYAAYYKLAQRFLDTEGIIVNSFSDLEKYAIDALSDGQSQVPPIYTVGPLIDLKGQPNPNLDQAQHDKILKWLDEQPPSSVVFLCFGSMGRFAPSQTREIAVALQGSGVRFLWAMNSPPTADNVDRTLPDGFLEWMEGRGMICGWAPQVEVLAHKAIVGFVSHCGWNSILESLWFGVPILTWPIYAEQQLNAFWMERQYGLAVELRLDYRRSSDLVTAKEIEEGLKKLMDKDSKVHKSVLAMKEKARKAVLTSGSSFISVGKLIDNILGRN